The genomic DNA GTCCTACTTCCCAATTGATGACGACCACAAGTGGGTAGTCCTGGGTCGTACCCGTTGGGGCTATGGCGATGGTTTAGGTGGCAAAGAACTGCCATTCTATGAGAACTTCTATGCCGGTGGTTCCAGCACCGTCCGTGGCTTCCAGTCCAACAACATTGGTCCGAAAGCGGTCTATTACGGCGGTAACGACACCGATAACTGTAATAAATCGTCGTCTTCTGAAGTCTGTAGCTCAGATGATGCGGTGGGCGGTAACGCCATGGCCGTTGCTAGCCTGGAGTTCATCACACCAACGCCGTTCATCAGTGATAAATACGCAAACTCAGTCCGTACATCCATCTTCTGGGATGCCGGTACTGTATGGGATACCAACTGGGAGAATACTGCCCAGATGCGTGCGGCAGGCGTACCAGACTACAGCGATCCGAGCAATATTCGCATGTCTGCAGGTATCGCATTACAATGGATGTCACCGCTGGGGCCGTTGGTCTTCTCTTACGCCCAGCCGTTTAAGAAATACGATGGAGACAAAGCGGAGCAATTCCAGTTTAACATTGGTAAAACCTGGTAATAATCCGCTGCAATGGAATGCGTTGGCAGTGTAGCGCTGACAACTGGCGATCGGTAACACGATCGCCTTGCCACGCAAAGAACGGTACCTTCTGGTGCCAATGGGATGGTAAGGAGTTAATTGTGAAAAAGTGGTTATTAGCTGCAGGTCTCGGTTTAGCGATGGCAACCTCTGCTCAGGCAGCAGACAAAATTGCAATCGTCAACATGGGTAATTTGTTCCAGCAGGTTGCACAGAAAACAGGTGTTTCTGCGACGCTGGAAAACGAATTCAAAGGCCGTGCAAGCGAACTGCAGGGTATGGAAAACGATCTTCAGTCCAAAATGCAGCGTCTGCAGCGTGATGGTTCTACCATGAAAGCGAGCGACCGTAGCAAACTGGAAAAAGACGTAATGGCTCAGCGTCAGACGTTCTCCCAGAAAGCGCAGGCTTTCGAGCAGGATCGTCAGCGTCGTTCTAACGAAGAGCGTGGCAAGCTGGTGACTCGCATTCAGACTGCTGTTAAAGCAGTTGCTGCCGATCAGAGCATCGATCTGGTTGTTGATGCGAATGCCGTTGCTTTCAACAGCAGCGATGTTAAAGACATCACCGCTGATGTTCTGAAACAGGTTAAATAAGTAATGCCTTCAATTCGACTGGCTGATTTAGCTCAGCAGTTGGATGCAGAATTACACGGTGATGGCGATCTCGTCATCACCGCTGTTGCGTCCATGCAATCTGCTAAAGCCGGCACTATTACCTTCATGGTAAGCCCTAAG from Enterobacter ludwigii includes the following:
- the skp gene encoding molecular chaperone Skp; this encodes MKKWLLAAGLGLAMATSAQAADKIAIVNMGNLFQQVAQKTGVSATLENEFKGRASELQGMENDLQSKMQRLQRDGSTMKASDRSKLEKDVMAQRQTFSQKAQAFEQDRQRRSNEERGKLVTRIQTAVKAVAADQSIDLVVDANAVAFNSSDVKDITADVLKQVK